The Cryptomeria japonica chromosome 2, Sugi_1.0, whole genome shotgun sequence region CGTAATGTTTCTTCTCATTCTGCTCTTGTTCTGCTTCACCGTCTTTGCCTTTGTCGTCACCAACAAGGGAGCTGCACAGGTCGTTTCCGATAGAGGGTACAAAGAATACAAGCTTGGGGACTACTCAAACTGGCTGCAGAAGAGAACAGAGAAGAGAAGCAAGTGGAACAAAATTAAGAGCTGCCTTCAGGATGCCAAATTATGCAAAAGCCTTGCCTAAAATCTCATTTTGGAGAATTTGATTTATACGTCTATCATAGATTACGATTAGTTTGGGTGTGATACGTTTCTGTGCTAATAACATGTCAAATATGAACTGAACTGAATATTGCAATTTGGCTGCTGCAAGCCTCCAATGTCGTGTGGCTTTGTGTATGCGAACGCCACTAGTTGGACTACCACAACATGCAACTTAACGGATGTGGATTGTAGCAGGTGGTGTAATGATGAGGATAAATTATGCTATAGTTGTAACTCATGCAAGGCAGGTGTGCTGGCAAACTTGAAGCATGACTGGCGTATGATTGCTATTATCAATATTGTGATGCTCTTTGCTCTGGTTGTAGTTTATTCTGTGGGGTGTTGTGAGTTCAGGAACAATAGGCGTGATGAGAGAAATGGGTATGGATATAAGGGGGGATATCCTTGAGCTTTAGCTTCAGCCAAGGAGCACATCGTTGTGccataaattgtttttattttagtttttcgtTCTTCAGTTCCTCTGTTGTTTCTGCAGAGAGAGGGATTGACATCCATTGTATTGGGAGCCATGCTCCATATTCATGTTCAGTGTGGAGCTTTCCAATGGCACATATGGCTTTGTGTTAAAAGTATTTTAGTTTCTGAGGCTTATTCTCTTCTACCTAAACTTTGCTTATGTTTCCTCTTTCttataagaaatattttatttaaaaaaaaaatatttggattATTCTTTAAAAAAGAGTTTTGGGTCTAGTAATTTTGAAACAACCACAGTTATTTGAGCTAGCACATTTTCAAGAATTCACCAATAATTAGAATAACAATCACAATTATTTGAGCTAACAAGAAAATGAGAGCAAAATATAAAATAAGTATTCAAAATTTATCTCaagaataatattacaatacacttGGAGAGTCCATGTAAATTATTTGAAGCATGGACAACATCTCAGCTTCATGTAAACAAGCAAATGTGAACCATGTAGCCACACATCAAAATCCATTCTTCTTATACTCATGCAACTTGCAAGAGACCCGTAATCCAACCAACCCCAACAATTGCTCATGTGCTTGCTCTTTACAAGAAAATACTTTACAAAACTACTAAATGGTATTATGTAAATCATGTGTCTCTAAACCATGAACCcccaaaattaaatattttatcttgagTGACCACCacaaaaattatttaactaatattcattACAACATACAAGTGTCCCTAAGAATGCTTATCCCACATGATATCCATATCTCTCAATGCATCataattagatatttattttacaTTATTAACATTATTATGTATGATGTAAAACATAGCATTCCCAACATTTTCTTAGTTGAAGCATAAATTGTATAAACTCTCAAAAGTAAACTCAATCACCAAAGGGACAATCCTTGTAGCCAACATTCACCATCTAAACATCCATATCCTCCACCAAGATACATGCAtgaaagatatgatcctatttaAAGGTGATGATAGATTAATCATCACAAAATCTTTCCTCCACTTGATATCCAAACATAAATACCAAATCTAATTTAGTAATGAATAGGCTTGAGTAGCTAGCAAGAACTCACCAACAACTAGAATAGCAACCACAATTATTTGAGCCAACACATCTAACTAACCACACCTCAAAAATAATGTATACTCATTATCACAAGTAGTTCACTTGTCAACAATATATCCAACCAAATCACAATAACAAGTCCATACATATACACTATATTGCACATACAAGTCCTCCCATATATAACAAATACACAAACATGTGACAAAAAAATTAAAGACCTTCAATTCTATAGTATAATGAtaacatccaacaaatgatatatgtACACCTTGGAACTCCCAATACATGGGTAAGTTCATATGTAAAACCAAATAAAGCATCTAAAATTTCACCAATAACACTCACATAGAAGATGTGGCTAAATCATCTATCACAAGTTGTCAAAGAATATAcataaaatcataataaaataataacagTATTGATCCCAAATGAAACATAACACCTTTCAAAACTTTGGTACACCATATTTCAACCTATAGAGCAACAAAGTTTTAGGGAGGAAGGAAGCAATTACCCACTAATAACACAAAATTGTAACCACTTTTTGCTTCAGACCTCTAAGCTAATTAATTCCAAAAACCCATATATTTGGATGGGCTCAAGTGGTTCAAGCATCAACACTCTTGCATATAAGACATGGTTGGAAATTGGTAGGACAAATGATATAGTGTTAGAATTAACAAAAGAATGCAACAACCAGCTTCATGAATATGGCATATGATAGGGTTAAGAAGAGTGATAGCCCTTGAATCCATTGGATAAGATACCCTTGGTTGTAGTGAGTTTGACAAAATAAATACTCCTAGATTGAGATGAATTCAAATAAAGAGATTCATTTACCCCTAGATTGTACTATCTCTCAATTGGGGTTGTTGATCAAATAGTTACCCATGGTGAATTTGATCAAAAGAGAAAATCAAAAACAAGGAAGTCCTTACTAaatcatttataattttttttttttacctaagGACCAAGAAAGTGTCTAAaatattaattattcataattttttAACCTCCACCTAACTCTCCAAAAGATAGAGCCAATGTTGTAGCACCAAGGGTAAAGTAACCGagttcaaagaaagaaagatattaCAAGGAATAATATCAAGAATGACACTCCTAAATAGGGAACAATTAGAAAGGGAAAAGATCCATTATAGAAACCATTAAATAGAGGATgatcatcattaaaataaaatgGATGCATCACTTGCAAATTTGAAGGACAATTCAAAGGGGAATAATCATGTTGTCAAGTAGAAACACAATCCTTTTCAATTATTTAGAGTTGTGGACAATAAGTGGCTTTCTTGTAAATGCATGCTAAACTCTAGTACTTCACGTCACATAATGCCTCTCACAACTATGAACCATTTAAGGTTGAAGGTACTAGGCTCTAtgataaatgcatcaccattaatactcacaaacttaacacattGTTTAAATTGTTAATAATGTGGAAGTTCAACTAGCCACACATCCCAATAAATGTTTCTtaatgaatataatttttttttattaactaACTAATTTGAGCATGCTTTTATCTAGAAAATGGATTGCTTCAATCAATGGAAATATACAAATGGACCTATACTACTTTAGGATTATGTTGCAAGATGAAATTAT contains the following coding sequences:
- the LOC131070396 gene encoding LOW QUALITY PROTEIN: tetraspanin-8 (The sequence of the model RefSeq protein was modified relative to this genomic sequence to represent the inferred CDS: substituted 5 bases at 5 genomic stop codons), yielding MLYVRLPPRIVENSSLNRPRLFCSVSLPSTVLFSVACESIPFLLIVSLPGSVGACYRVKWLLWLYLVVMFLLILLLFCFTVFAFVVTNKGAAQVVSDRGYKEYKLGDYSNWLQKRTEKRSKWNKIKSCLQDAKLCKSLAXNLILENLIYTSIIDYDXFGCDTFLCXXHVKYELNXILQFGCCKPPMSCGFVYANATSWTTTTCNLTDVDCSRWCNDEDKLCYSCNSCKAGVLANLKHDWRMIAIINIVMLFALVVVYSVGCCEFRNNRRDERNGYGYKGGYP